One genomic window of Flavobacteriales bacterium includes the following:
- a CDS encoding alpha/beta hydrolase: MTIYLLPGVGTDQRLFDRIDLAGYNTVYLNWPPFAKGCTLPSIAELMAEKVKKDEAHILVGVSMGGMVAQELAAITKPEKVILISSWTGPHERPPHLNVAKKLALPNLINHFTMWATWPFKRVLGDRDRKTDQLLYRMACEESATKIRHGAQAIMHWKGSPWKGPVVRIHGDKDVVTPLRFPVDHVVKGGPHIMVLTKPKEVSDLIRKAINA; this comes from the coding sequence ATGACCATCTACCTATTACCCGGAGTTGGAACCGATCAACGGTTATTTGATCGTATCGATCTGGCGGGATATAATACGGTATACCTCAATTGGCCTCCATTCGCCAAGGGATGTACGTTGCCGTCCATTGCCGAGTTGATGGCAGAAAAGGTCAAGAAAGATGAAGCACACATACTTGTTGGTGTGAGCATGGGTGGCATGGTGGCGCAGGAATTGGCGGCGATCACAAAACCAGAAAAGGTGATACTGATATCATCATGGACCGGTCCGCACGAGAGACCGCCGCATTTGAATGTTGCGAAGAAATTGGCACTGCCGAATCTGATCAATCACTTCACCATGTGGGCTACGTGGCCTTTTAAACGCGTACTCGGCGATCGCGACCGCAAAACCGATCAGCTGCTCTACCGCATGGCCTGTGAAGAGTCCGCAACGAAGATCAGGCACGGAGCACAAGCGATCATGCACTGGAAAGGCTCACCTTGGAAAGGGCCTGTTGTCCGGATCCATGGCGATAAGGATGTTGTAACGCCTTTGCGATTCCCTGTGGATCACGTCGTAAAAGGAGGGCCGCACATCATGGTGCTCACCAAACCGAAGGAGGTCTCCGACCTGATCCGCAAAGCGATCAACGCATAG
- a CDS encoding CotH kinase family protein: MTLISIRTTLAALILTGCAALPIAAQVVVNEVCASNLNDLTDNFGNTEDWFELYNTGAAAADITGWYVSNRAGNPLKWQIPIGTVIPAGGRQLFICSQRNEVSGGFIHTNFNLDQTDGDHILLSDASGTAVDDFEFTPTTRTKTGHSRGRTTDGAGTWSLMTAPTPGNANAGAVAEYLEKPVLTPAAGSYGGAQSVTITGPVGATIRYTTDGSEPTAASTAYAGAIAVNVTTVIRATCFGAAGSLPSFIESNSYFINSAHTVPVWSIAGDQVDDLLNGNGGIQPFGSIEYFGEDGTLRDEAVGEFNEHGQDSWAYDQRGFDYITRDETGYNNAIHYPIFRTKTRDKFQRLIIKAMAGDNYEFGPGQPTHIRDAYVQALSQQAHLAVDERSYEPGVLYVNGQFWGVYDIREKVDDHDFTKYYYDQDKFNIQMIKTWGGTWSEYGGPQAQTDWNALRTYIATNDMGDATAFAYVDEQFSWKSLVDYFCLNSYTVCADWLNWNTGWWRGMDPAGDKKKWRYILWDMDATFGHYTNFTGIPDQSPNADPCTVEDLPNPGDQGHTDIIEKLINENQMVHDYYVNRYIDLGNTYFNCDYMLPFLDSLIGNIAPEMPGQVARWGGSVADWQNNVQTLRTFIETRCVVIETGLVDCYELEGPYDVVFNVDPPLSGTLEINSLAPETYPFSGSYYGGIETTLIPFPADGWVFDHWETFSTNTILPSTTDSLVTVDILSADSIVAHFKPPTRYDVMLDMFPKEAGSITFDGMNYTDFPQLVSAPEGMDIDFNVDSALYYNFLYWTIKNNVYTPADTTLPALTAQFWSTDTIIAWLKPMDYVYYTPNAFTPNDDGINDVFFPVNNVVDLETYELSIFDRWGGQIYQSTDPAEGWDGTSGSGPMPAGVYVYRANVVDAIKKDHYELFGHITLFR; encoded by the coding sequence ATGACCTTGATATCTATCCGAACTACCCTTGCTGCGCTTATACTTACTGGCTGTGCTGCCTTGCCAATTGCGGCTCAGGTGGTCGTGAACGAAGTATGCGCCAGTAATCTTAATGACCTAACGGATAACTTCGGGAATACTGAGGATTGGTTCGAGCTTTACAATACCGGGGCCGCGGCGGCGGATATAACAGGGTGGTATGTAAGCAATAGAGCGGGAAATCCATTGAAATGGCAGATCCCTATCGGCACGGTCATCCCTGCTGGTGGTCGGCAATTGTTCATTTGCAGCCAACGCAACGAGGTTTCGGGAGGGTTCATACACACCAATTTCAATCTGGACCAGACCGATGGCGACCATATTCTGCTGAGTGATGCAAGTGGGACCGCTGTTGATGATTTCGAATTTACGCCTACCACACGCACCAAGACGGGTCATAGTAGGGGCCGCACAACAGATGGCGCAGGGACGTGGTCGTTAATGACCGCACCGACACCGGGGAATGCTAACGCGGGCGCGGTTGCTGAATATCTTGAAAAACCAGTGCTTACGCCAGCTGCTGGATCCTATGGAGGGGCTCAGAGCGTTACGATCACTGGACCAGTTGGAGCGACCATCCGCTATACCACCGATGGTTCCGAACCGACTGCCGCATCCACTGCGTATGCGGGAGCTATTGCGGTAAATGTAACGACCGTGATCCGCGCGACATGCTTCGGCGCGGCTGGTAGCCTTCCCAGTTTTATTGAGTCGAACAGCTACTTCATCAATTCAGCGCATACGGTTCCGGTATGGAGCATTGCTGGTGATCAGGTTGATGACCTGTTGAACGGCAACGGGGGAATTCAGCCTTTCGGGAGCATTGAATACTTCGGGGAAGATGGAACGTTGCGCGATGAGGCCGTTGGCGAATTCAACGAGCATGGTCAGGACAGTTGGGCTTATGATCAACGCGGATTCGACTACATCACCCGCGATGAGACCGGGTACAATAATGCGATCCACTACCCCATCTTCCGCACCAAGACACGCGACAAGTTCCAGCGGTTGATCATTAAGGCAATGGCCGGAGACAACTACGAATTCGGCCCTGGGCAGCCCACGCACATACGTGATGCATACGTACAAGCACTTAGCCAACAAGCCCATTTAGCTGTTGACGAACGGAGTTACGAGCCGGGCGTTTTGTATGTGAATGGCCAGTTTTGGGGCGTGTATGATATCCGCGAAAAGGTGGATGATCACGATTTCACCAAGTACTATTATGATCAGGACAAGTTCAACATCCAGATGATAAAGACCTGGGGAGGAACGTGGAGCGAGTACGGTGGACCACAAGCCCAAACGGATTGGAATGCCTTGCGCACCTACATTGCCACCAACGACATGGGCGACGCGACCGCTTTCGCTTATGTCGACGAACAATTCAGTTGGAAGTCGCTGGTTGATTATTTCTGTTTGAACAGCTATACCGTTTGCGCAGATTGGCTGAATTGGAACACCGGTTGGTGGCGCGGAATGGACCCGGCTGGTGATAAGAAAAAATGGAGGTACATTCTATGGGACATGGATGCCACCTTTGGGCATTACACCAATTTCACAGGCATTCCCGATCAAAGTCCCAATGCTGACCCTTGCACTGTGGAGGATCTTCCAAACCCAGGAGACCAAGGCCATACGGATATCATTGAAAAGTTGATCAATGAGAACCAAATGGTGCATGACTACTATGTGAACCGTTACATCGATCTAGGAAACACCTACTTCAATTGTGACTATATGCTCCCGTTCCTGGATAGCTTGATAGGGAATATTGCACCTGAGATGCCGGGACAAGTAGCACGTTGGGGCGGTTCGGTCGCAGACTGGCAGAACAACGTACAAACGCTTCGCACATTCATAGAAACACGGTGCGTGGTGATCGAAACAGGTCTAGTGGATTGTTATGAGCTTGAAGGACCGTACGATGTGGTCTTCAACGTGGATCCTCCGTTAAGCGGAACATTGGAGATCAACTCGCTTGCGCCGGAAACCTATCCGTTCAGTGGATCCTATTACGGTGGGATCGAGACCACGTTGATCCCATTCCCTGCGGATGGTTGGGTCTTCGACCATTGGGAAACATTCAGTACCAATACCATTCTGCCTTCAACAACGGATTCATTGGTAACAGTGGATATCCTTTCTGCGGATAGTATCGTAGCGCACTTCAAACCACCAACGCGGTATGATGTCATGCTTGACATGTTTCCGAAGGAAGCTGGAAGCATTACGTTCGATGGTATGAACTACACGGATTTCCCGCAATTGGTCAGTGCTCCGGAAGGCATGGACATAGACTTCAATGTGGACAGTGCGTTGTATTACAACTTCCTGTATTGGACGATCAAGAACAACGTTTACACACCGGCAGACACTACGCTACCGGCACTCACCGCGCAGTTCTGGAGTACGGATACGATCATCGCATGGCTGAAGCCGATGGACTATGTTTACTACACACCGAATGCCTTCACACCGAATGATGATGGCATCAACGATGTGTTCTTTCCGGTGAACAATGTAGTGGACCTAGAAACGTACGAGCTCAGTATTTTCGATCGCTGGGGAGGCCAGATCTATCAAAGCACGGATCCTGCCGAAGGATGGGACGGAACATCAGGCAGTGGGCCAATGCCAGCTGGAGTTTACGTCTATCGCGCGAACGTGGTCGATGCTATAAAGAAGGACCATTACGAGCTGTTCGGGCATATAACGTTGTTCAGGTAA
- a CDS encoding FAD-binding protein, which translates to MEFGRVGSEFLSGLSTILKSDGILVGKDELLHYGHDETEDLSYPPEVVVRPDTTNEVAAVVRLCSQFGIPVTPIGARTGLSGGALCVHGGVALTLDRMNAIIDIDERNLQVTVEPGVITQVLQEAVAAKGLYYAPDPSSRGSCTIGGNLAENAGGPRAVKYGVTRDFVLNLEVVLPSGEVIWTGANTLKNSTGYDLTRLIVGSEGTLGIITKAVLRLIPLPKENRLMLVPFRSATKACEAVSAVFRAGIVPSALEFMERDALDWTLKFVTGVHVKVEDDTAAHLLIEVDGQYADVVMRDCETILAVMEKHECQEVLFAETNAEKDALWYMRRRVGEAVKSNSVYKEEDTVVPRYELPRLLKGVKDIGARYGFKSVCYGHAGDGNLHVNIIKGDLDDNAWTNELPKAIREIFELTVSLGGTLSGEHGIGLVQRPYMDIAFNSVQLELMKRLKEVFDPLGIMNPGKVLP; encoded by the coding sequence ATGGAATTTGGTCGGGTGGGAAGTGAGTTTTTAAGTGGGTTGAGCACCATTTTGAAGTCCGATGGAATTCTTGTGGGTAAGGACGAGTTGCTTCATTATGGACATGACGAGACAGAGGATCTCAGTTACCCTCCGGAGGTTGTTGTGAGACCAGATACGACGAATGAGGTGGCCGCAGTGGTCCGGCTTTGTTCGCAATTCGGGATCCCAGTGACACCGATCGGTGCCCGAACAGGTTTGAGTGGAGGAGCGTTGTGTGTACATGGTGGTGTAGCTCTTACGTTGGATAGGATGAATGCGATCATCGACATTGATGAACGCAATCTGCAAGTGACCGTTGAACCCGGTGTGATCACGCAAGTTCTACAGGAAGCTGTTGCCGCTAAGGGACTTTATTACGCCCCGGACCCAAGCAGCCGTGGAAGTTGCACAATTGGTGGAAACTTAGCCGAGAATGCTGGCGGACCAAGAGCCGTGAAGTATGGTGTTACGCGCGACTTTGTCCTGAACCTGGAGGTTGTGCTTCCGAGCGGTGAAGTGATCTGGACCGGTGCAAATACATTGAAGAACAGTACGGGCTACGACCTTACGCGCTTGATCGTTGGTAGCGAAGGCACGCTCGGGATCATCACGAAGGCCGTGCTCCGCTTAATACCATTACCCAAGGAGAACAGGTTGATGTTGGTGCCCTTCAGATCGGCTACAAAAGCATGTGAGGCCGTAAGCGCTGTGTTCCGTGCCGGCATTGTTCCCAGTGCGTTGGAATTCATGGAACGTGATGCCTTGGATTGGACACTGAAATTCGTGACCGGCGTTCATGTGAAAGTGGAAGATGATACAGCCGCTCATCTCCTCATCGAGGTCGACGGTCAATATGCCGATGTCGTAATGCGGGATTGTGAGACGATCCTTGCGGTGATGGAAAAGCACGAGTGCCAAGAGGTGTTGTTCGCGGAAACGAATGCGGAGAAGGACGCGCTTTGGTATATGCGCCGTAGAGTAGGGGAGGCCGTAAAAAGCAACAGCGTGTACAAAGAAGAAGATACCGTGGTGCCGCGCTACGAACTCCCACGATTATTGAAGGGAGTCAAGGACATCGGCGCTCGTTATGGTTTCAAAAGCGTGTGTTACGGTCACGCAGGCGATGGCAATCTGCATGTGAACATCATTAAAGGAGACCTTGATGATAACGCATGGACCAACGAGCTACCAAAAGCTATTCGCGAGATCTTCGAACTAACTGTTTCCTTGGGCGGAACGCTGAGTGGCGAACATGGTATTGGATTGGTGCAACGGCCTTATATGGATATTGCATTCAATTCCGTGCAATTGGAATTGATGAAACGTTTGAAAGAAGTCTTCGACCCCTTAGGGATCATGAATCCTGGAAAGGTTTTGCCGTGA
- a CDS encoding TerC family protein has product MEELFTLQGAISLITLAILEIVLGIDNVIFVSIILGRMPKEDRPKARRMWMVLGILMRTAMLVGLGWLVKNGENELFALFGYGFNLRNCIMFFGGLFLLYKAVKEIHHKLEREETLTQSSSRAKSFGALMAQIVVIDAIFSFDSIITAIGLADHVEIMIAAVIIAMFVMFFFAQGISSFIEQHPALKMLALSFLVMVGFMLFFEGLEPIHHSKIPKGYAYVAMGFSFAVELLNMRAERKHVVKLNK; this is encoded by the coding sequence ATGGAAGAGCTCTTTACCCTTCAAGGTGCCATCAGTTTGATCACGCTTGCAATACTCGAGATCGTACTCGGGATCGATAACGTGATATTCGTCAGCATCATTCTGGGCCGAATGCCCAAAGAAGATCGCCCGAAGGCACGGCGCATGTGGATGGTCCTGGGGATCCTGATGCGGACCGCAATGCTGGTCGGGTTAGGCTGGTTGGTAAAGAACGGAGAGAACGAGTTGTTCGCTTTGTTCGGATACGGTTTCAACTTGCGTAATTGTATCATGTTCTTTGGTGGTTTGTTTCTCCTTTACAAGGCCGTTAAAGAGATCCACCATAAGCTCGAACGCGAAGAAACCTTGACCCAAAGCTCATCCAGAGCCAAAAGTTTCGGTGCCCTTATGGCACAGATCGTAGTGATCGATGCCATCTTCAGTTTCGATAGCATCATTACCGCAATTGGCCTTGCCGATCATGTGGAGATCATGATCGCAGCGGTTATCATCGCGATGTTCGTCATGTTCTTTTTCGCTCAGGGGATCAGTTCGTTCATCGAACAACATCCTGCGTTGAAAATGCTTGCACTTTCCTTCCTGGTCATGGTAGGGTTCATGCTCTTTTTCGAAGGTCTTGAACCTATTCACCATAGCAAGATACCAAAAGGTTATGCGTACGTGGCCATGGGTTTCAGCTTCGCTGTGGAATTGCTGAATATGAGAGCCGAGCGTAAACACGTGGTCAAGCTGAACAAGTAG
- the hutH gene encoding histidine ammonia-lyase produces MSTHLIGTIGLELTELEHILNSGCPIGLSPEATKAVACSYKYLADRLKRSDEPIYGVNTGFGSLYDKSIAKKDLQQLQKNLVMSHACGSGDPVPTDIVRAMLILKVQNMAFGHSAVAPATVKRLIDMYNADMLPIVYERGSLGASGDLAPLAHLSLPLLGLGEVFFQGKRMKSSAALKKQGWKPLELGPKEGLALLNGTQFMNAYASLLTLKATRLAQLADVIGALSLDAYDGRIEPFHPSVHAVRPHPGQAVVASNINALLKGSALIKRKKVHVQDPYSFRCMPQVHGASRDAIAYVESVVERELEAVTDNPTVFEDEDLIISAGNFHGQPLALALDFLAIAVAEIGSISERRTYKLISGNRGLPAFLVAEPGLNSGFMIPQYTSASLVSANKQRCMPNSVDTIDSSNGQEDHVSMGAAAALKTWAVVQDVERILSIEMFTAAQALDFRRPTKSSNKLESLHAAFRERVPFVKNDLVMHDLMENALGFVSELPL; encoded by the coding sequence ATGAGCACCCACCTTATCGGAACTATCGGTCTGGAATTGACCGAGCTGGAACATATCCTGAACAGCGGCTGTCCGATCGGCCTAAGTCCGGAGGCTACAAAGGCCGTTGCATGCAGCTATAAGTACTTGGCTGATCGACTCAAAAGGAGTGATGAACCGATCTACGGAGTGAATACAGGTTTCGGGTCGTTGTATGATAAGTCCATCGCGAAAAAGGACCTGCAGCAATTGCAGAAGAACTTGGTGATGAGCCATGCGTGTGGAAGTGGTGACCCGGTTCCAACGGATATCGTACGCGCCATGCTGATCCTGAAAGTGCAGAACATGGCATTCGGGCACAGTGCAGTTGCGCCGGCTACCGTGAAGCGATTGATCGACATGTACAATGCCGATATGTTGCCGATCGTTTACGAACGTGGGTCATTAGGCGCGTCCGGAGATCTTGCTCCTTTGGCCCATTTAAGTTTGCCACTCTTGGGTCTGGGTGAAGTGTTCTTCCAAGGCAAACGCATGAAGTCCTCAGCGGCACTGAAGAAACAAGGGTGGAAGCCGTTGGAACTTGGCCCAAAAGAAGGGCTGGCCTTGCTGAACGGAACGCAATTCATGAATGCCTATGCTTCATTGCTCACATTAAAAGCAACGCGTTTGGCGCAACTCGCTGATGTGATCGGAGCGTTGTCGTTGGATGCTTACGATGGGCGTATCGAACCGTTCCATCCTTCGGTCCATGCTGTGCGACCACATCCTGGACAAGCCGTGGTCGCGAGCAATATCAATGCCTTGCTGAAAGGCAGTGCACTGATCAAGCGGAAAAAAGTACACGTTCAGGATCCGTATTCCTTCCGTTGCATGCCGCAAGTGCATGGCGCTTCGCGTGATGCTATAGCATACGTGGAGAGTGTGGTGGAGCGCGAATTGGAAGCCGTGACGGATAACCCAACAGTTTTCGAAGATGAGGACCTGATAATTAGTGCCGGTAACTTCCACGGACAACCATTGGCGTTGGCATTGGATTTTCTCGCCATTGCAGTAGCTGAGATCGGCAGCATAAGCGAGCGCCGCACGTATAAATTGATCAGCGGGAACAGGGGATTACCTGCGTTCCTCGTGGCCGAACCCGGCTTGAACAGTGGGTTCATGATCCCGCAATACACGTCCGCATCATTGGTAAGTGCGAACAAACAACGGTGCATGCCCAACAGTGTGGATACCATTGACAGTAGCAACGGACAAGAAGATCATGTGAGCATGGGTGCCGCCGCCGCACTGAAAACGTGGGCAGTTGTTCAAGATGTGGAGCGCATCCTATCGATAGAGATGTTCACTGCCGCGCAAGCATTGGATTTCCGCCGACCAACAAAGTCATCCAATAAATTGGAGTCATTGCATGCCGCTTTCCGCGAACGTGTACCTTTCGTAAAGAACGATCTTGTGATGCATGATCTGATGGAAAATGCGTTAGGGTTCGTGAGCGAGTTACCGTTGTGA
- a CDS encoding energy transducer TonB produces the protein MIPIAVLFAALLLFSIALSSTGWSNVLSAARNELVFADRNKAYGAYVIRQEHHRTMLIAFFTSVGLMGALLFLPRLFQDPVVNADPPSLTATDCIFDILPPSVLPKTDIPKVNTKKPEQSKPAPTQDASVRVAVDSVLTTPLDTTTTTVSTDLIGDSTSTNGPDTGNSTNSSGGTTGSNETGPIDDWGVDVKPEYPGGEKELYKYLKRSIKYPVDASRLNKSGRVVIAFVVDADGTITSATVVKGVHPSIDAEALRVVREMIKWNPGKYQGKNVAVRFKLPIVFTVM, from the coding sequence ATGATCCCCATAGCCGTACTTTTTGCCGCACTTCTTTTATTCTCCATCGCGTTAAGCAGCACAGGATGGAGTAACGTACTTTCCGCAGCTCGCAATGAGCTAGTATTCGCTGATCGGAATAAAGCTTACGGTGCCTACGTCATCCGCCAGGAACATCATCGAACGATGCTGATCGCATTCTTCACATCCGTTGGGTTGATGGGTGCGTTGCTATTCCTCCCACGCTTGTTCCAAGATCCGGTCGTGAATGCTGACCCACCAAGTCTCACAGCAACCGATTGTATCTTCGATATCCTGCCACCAAGCGTTCTTCCTAAGACGGATATCCCCAAAGTCAACACCAAAAAGCCTGAACAGTCGAAGCCTGCTCCGACCCAGGATGCAAGCGTACGGGTTGCAGTTGATAGCGTCCTGACCACACCTCTGGATACTACGACAACTACGGTCAGCACTGATCTGATCGGCGACAGCACGAGTACGAATGGACCGGATACCGGAAACAGTACGAATTCCTCAGGTGGAACCACCGGATCGAACGAGACCGGTCCTATTGATGACTGGGGTGTTGATGTAAAACCAGAATATCCAGGTGGTGAAAAGGAACTCTACAAGTACCTTAAAAGATCCATTAAATATCCAGTGGATGCAAGTAGGCTCAACAAGTCGGGCAGGGTTGTTATTGCCTTCGTAGTTGATGCCGATGGCACGATCACTTCTGCAACGGTGGTCAAAGGTGTCCATCCAAGTATTGATGCAGAAGCGTTGCGTGTAGTTCGGGAAATGATAAAATGGAATCCCGGCAAATACCAAGGGAAGAACGTCGCGGTCCGGTTCAAACTACCTATTGTCTTTACGGTGATGTAG
- a CDS encoding T9SS type A sorting domain-containing protein — MKKTIPIITLCIVTVALMAFNDPSSVVHKNAGGAIAGYCGDPAGGSLTCTACHEGPHATPVIGLITSDIPAEGYTPNTTYTITAMIASAGHTRFGFEISPQNPDGDFIGTLVNTGTETQLNGAGSNYITHSFDGIEGEDSRTWTFDWIAPPQGTGSATFYGAFNVTNSDFTQNEDTIYTSTLLVPEALSTSTAELGTTERAFTVFPNPTTALITIKTSSLVGSMFMITDQAGHQVSSGKLNNVSTTIDLSRSAAGAYSVRIGEQGVQTLKVIKQ, encoded by the coding sequence ATGAAAAAGACGATACCGATCATTACCCTGTGCATCGTAACCGTAGCGTTGATGGCCTTCAATGATCCCAGTTCTGTTGTACACAAGAATGCGGGAGGCGCGATCGCAGGATATTGTGGAGACCCTGCGGGTGGGTCCCTTACCTGCACCGCTTGTCATGAAGGGCCACACGCAACACCAGTCATTGGGCTGATCACTTCGGATATTCCGGCTGAGGGGTATACGCCCAATACCACCTACACCATAACCGCTATGATCGCGAGTGCAGGGCACACCAGGTTCGGATTCGAGATCTCACCCCAGAATCCTGATGGGGACTTCATCGGAACATTGGTGAATACCGGTACGGAAACACAGCTGAATGGTGCCGGTTCCAACTATATCACGCATAGTTTTGATGGGATCGAAGGGGAAGATTCCAGGACTTGGACATTCGATTGGATAGCTCCACCGCAGGGAACAGGCAGTGCTACCTTCTATGGTGCGTTCAACGTGACCAACTCGGATTTTACCCAGAACGAGGACACCATTTACACATCCACCCTTTTGGTCCCTGAAGCGCTGAGCACGTCAACTGCCGAACTGGGCACCACCGAGCGGGCGTTTACCGTGTTTCCTAATCCAACCACGGCCCTGATCACGATCAAGACCAGCAGCTTGGTGGGGTCCATGTTCATGATCACGGATCAAGCAGGCCACCAAGTATCATCCGGGAAACTCAACAATGTAAGCACCACCATCGATCTAAGTAGATCTGCGGCTGGTGCGTATTCGGTCCGGATCGGCGAACAAGGGGTGCAGACTCTGAAGGTGATCAAGCAGTAG
- a CDS encoding gliding motility-associated C-terminal domain-containing protein, with translation MHVCPADGGGSTVCLVGVNDFGCPDTVCNFISMPGDPNVFVPNAFTPNGDTSNDSLRPVLSGSVGWNYRIMVFDRWGLLTFDTRDRNAAWDGTHDGAGSPLDVHVCNVIMERNGDARVLIGHVTLVS, from the coding sequence TTGCATGTGTGCCCTGCGGATGGTGGCGGATCCACCGTCTGCCTCGTTGGTGTGAATGACTTCGGTTGCCCAGATACGGTGTGCAATTTCATCTCCATGCCCGGTGATCCGAACGTGTTCGTGCCCAACGCCTTCACCCCGAATGGCGATACGAGCAACGATTCCTTACGCCCCGTCCTCAGCGGATCCGTTGGCTGGAACTACCGCATCATGGTCTTCGATCGCTGGGGTTTGCTAACCTTCGATACGCGTGATCGCAACGCGGCATGGGACGGAACGCACGATGGTGCGGGATCACCTTTGGATGTGCACGTGTGTAACGTGATCATGGAACGCAACGGCGATGCCCGTGTTCTCATTGGGCATGTGACCTTGGTGAGCTAG